The window GAATCACTCATTTTCAAGAGAATTTGGGTTTGGATTTGACATTTTATGTAAATAGTGGGGAAAAAAAAGATGTATTGCTACCCAATGAAGagtttaagaaaatatatatgcaagagaaaaaaaagtgataCAACAACATTTATTGGTTTTTGTGTTCTTAAGGAACTAAAGATTAGATCATCTCTAGAAGTTCTTTGGAGACCATGAGGGAGTATACAAAGTACAAATGAATTACTAAAGCTAGCTCTTGTTCCCAGGTTTTAGAGTAAAAATCCTAGTTAAAATtggaaacaaaaatcaatGAATCATGTTTGCAAGGATAAGGATGATGTCTGCAATATTCATAAGATTCTCATTGATTTTAGCCATTGGAGAAACTCCATCAGGAATCGGATTAGGCTGCCCTGTGAAACCATCATCACATGTTCCGAAATCTGAAATGGTTGCACTAATCATGGTAGCAATGGTACCAACATCTTTAAGTGGGATTGCATCAATGGCTTCTTGCATGTTGTCCAAGGCATCATCATAAATTTCCTTGCAGTCGTTAAGTTTTGCCACTGTCTTGGGATCGGATTTAGGGTCGTTAGCCATTTTTGCAGCGATGGCAATAGCCTGTTTTGTTTGCTCAGTGCCAGCCTTTATCAACATTTCAACTACGGATGAGAGGTCTGATTTTCCATTGTAGAAAGGTGCAACGCAGGCTAAGCAAAGAGCAGCGTGATCAGTTTTGCCACACAGGCTTAAGATCTGAGGGTCAATTACCGTTTTTGCTCCCACCCCAAGGTTTAAGGAAAGTGGTGATAGCGGAAGTTGAATTTCGGGTAACTTTAACCCTGGAGATGAATCAATTGTTGGAGTGGCGGGAACTGGGGCTGAGGCAGTGCTTGGAGAGGGAGGAGAAGGCTGCGGCTGTGAAGGTGAAGTGACGGAAACCGGTTCTGGGGCAGTACTTGGTGGAGGCGCAGAAGGCGGTGGCTGTGATGTAGGAGTGGAGGCAGGAGAAGATTGTGTGTGTGATTTAGAGGAAACAGAAAAAGATGAAGACAGTCCTGGCCCTCCTTCTGAGACAGTTTGATAGCGAGGCACGCAAATGGCTTGCGCAGAGGTGAACAGAACGATGCACAAGAATAGGAATACAAGCAGTATTTTATTGGTTCTAAATTCCATGTTTTcttggttttcttttgtttgcaGAGTTTCAAGGTAAAAGAGCAGAAGAAAAATGGTGGATTGGAAGGTGAAGGACCATATAAATCGTTGAAGGATTTTTTGGGTGGTTACCTTATTCATGGTTAGAGGTAGTTAACCAGGAAAAATAGGATGACCATTAGAAAGCGTAGTCAACATGAACATTTTGCTGTTTTGGCAGTGTTTTCCGCAGCTCATCCATCGGGCCCCTGCCCAGGAAATTCTTCCGAACCATGACCATGACACGGAGAGTCAAAGATTTTCCAATCCGGGCATTTGTAGTCACGGGTTAGCTTGTCTAATATTAGATAATAACATTTCAGCTTACAAAACTTAGAACATTGAGGGGAACCTTTGAGAAAATTATTGAGTCAGATCATCTTTAACTTGATCTATCCTAATGAAGCAATAACATTAATTTGTTGATCAAAAGTTTCTCGACCCTTCAAATTCAACTACCAATGGTAATGATCTTCTccactaataaaaaataatagagaTACCCATTACTTGATTCTAAATTAAATGGCGtatattgaaattaatttatggaTGAAATTTGCAATGATCTAACATTTCTAATACTTCTTAGCAATGTAGAGGATCCTTTCACTTTGATCAATAGCTCTGGTGCTGTCATAAATTTATTGCAGAAAAATATACCGGTCCAATTCTAAAtccattttaagttattgcATACATCAGTGATATCACTATCTCGATCTCGTTATGTAAAATTATGGAAGCAAAAAGTCAAGCAACTAGACAGGCAGGTTTCTGAAACACAAACAGCCTCCTGTTCTTGAGAGGCAATGCCCATATTCTAAGTTGGAAGTTTCTTGTGCTAAGACAAGGTTTGAGATTCAGATCCTCTCACATTGCAGCATAAATGCATagttaaaaaacaaaaattacttGATACAGACTATTAACTCTAGAAGCACCAAATTGCCTGTTGAAGAGAGCAATGCTGCAAAATACAATTGTAAATCATAGATTGGGATGATCAAGAGGCTCTGATTCCGCACTAACATAACATCTCAGCCCCCATACCAATTTCAACACTCCCCTCTGGACCTAAGTTGCAAGATTAAGGCAGTAACAGAAACACCAATTAATTTCAACCCAGAGTGCAGAGATAAGCATAAAGTCAGTTGAAACATTCACCACCTGCTGCCATGTCAAGGAAGGTGAGACTGTCATTATCTTTGGATATCAATTAGCCAGCTATAAGTTTCTAATGAGTTCTACTTTTACTTTCAAAAGCAGATGCCGcataaaatgtttcatccAAAATCATAAAACCAGAAAAAGAAGATTAGTCCAAACAATCACTGATCAGCAGTTCCTAGAACTGCAGACAGAATTTATTCTCACATTAGCCCTTGATTGGCAAGTCTAGTTTACAGGAAACCCCAACAATATATACAATAACATGAAGCCTGTCTAACTTGAAGAAAAGGTTTAAATCAACAGGTTTATTTCATACAACTTGATTCTACATTCCATCGCATAAACCAGGCTAGCCGCCAGATAAATAAGTCATCAGAACAAGCGTAGCACTCAGTCATGATGCTTCACCACAGTAACAGGGCAGGAACCGTTATTCACCACATAGTTGCTTACACTGCCCATTATAGCcctgaaaaagaaatgaacaaCATTTAAAGGACATCAAACACAAACAAAATCCTGAAACATAATTATGATCAACCAATAAGGGACTGAATCATCTGTCTATTTCAGCCACAATGCAGCACTGGTGGTACCGGATTTAGTGTTCATGCTTGAATGTAATggtaaagaaaattttgatccaATGTAGTAAAGAATCTTTCTCTTCAAGCAATAATCAGAAACTAGAAATATCACATGTATCACTTTAGCCGGACTGAAAGCACAAGGTATCGCAATTCATGATCCCCATAAAAAACAAACAGGGCTTTTAAGGAAATACCATAGGACAtcccaaaaaaatcaaagccaTCGCTGATTCAAATTCTTTGAAGCAAGATAAACTATTGAGATTTATTGATGGAATTTCACCTCTTAAGCTTGCCAAGCCCTCTGTTTCCTACAATTATGCAGCTCAGAGGGATGGTATCAATGGCCTCACATAACTTCTCACGTGGATCACCCCAGAAAATCTTCATGAGCACCTCAACCTGGATACATACACAACATCAACTACTCCATTAAGAAATACAATAACAGGATTTAAATGAAGTTCAGTTCCATGGATTTGGAGAAGAAATTACTTCTTTCTGCCTAGCCGCAGTGTTGACAATGTCCAAGGTTTCAGGTTCAGGCTTCATCCCGTACTTCTTCATGACAACGGGATCAGAGAACTCACTTAAAGGGATAAAAGCTACAAAACAAATGTACcccaaaagaaaatcaatcaatttaagGCAAAGAAAGTTTCATGGGAAGGAAAAAACAACTACTAATAATAACAAGTCCATTATTCCtttaattttaccttttaaagAAAGTATAAAGTTTCAAACTTTCATTCATTTGGGCCCATTTGTCTGTAAACTACACATGTCTTATGTCTGGTTTCTTGTATATAATTAGATAATCTGGTTTTTCTCGAGAAACAAACAGaaagtaaatttaaaaagagagagagagagagagagaaagaaagaggagtATACGTGAACCGGTGACTTCCCAAAGCTGCATCTCCCCCTCCTCATAATTCCCTTCAGGTCGTACGGTAACCAGGATAAGATGATCCCCTTTCCGGATAACGTTATCAACAGTCCATTTCAACGCATTCTTGCTGCTTGCAGAGAAATCCACGGCCACCCCAACTCTCCTATCAGCCTCCATATCTCACTCActatctttttctctctcaccgTAGGTGTACGTATATATCTATGTTAAAGCTTTTCTGAGCCTTTGTTTTTTCCTCTGGTTTCTGGATTGACCTGCGTTTCGCTTCTGTGGAAATCCAGAATGTGTTTGTACGAAAGAGCCAGTCCAACAAAAAGACCGCAACTTTAATGGAAGAGAGAGAATCGCCAGAAAAGTTGTAAAGTGGGAGTTCACGGTTTGTGGATTGGTATATGATTTTGACCTTTTTGAGCCGCTCGATGGAGCATTTAGAGGATTTTGATGAAGATCTGGCGGTGAACGTGGAGGTTAGACCCTGGTTCGGAAGGATTGGATTGTTTCTCTTTGTCGGGTCGTGGCCCCCACGTGGATATATCATGTTCGACGAATGGGATTAGTAGTTGTCAattcattaaataaaagaaaaataagattaCAGGCTATAATTGAAATGAAGTTATTTAAAACAGATCATTAAtaatacattttaaaaatatattattttatataactaTAAACATATGTCTGCTACAAAtatcattaaataataaaaaatagtaaaacgAACCAACAGATCATACATAAGTCAATTTCGGTTATTATAGTATAATTTGACAAGTTcagttattttttaataagaattcaattaatttaattttgtatatttttaaatcgaaccgATTGATAGAAACTTTAGAATATAAAAAGATTCTGTGTCAATGTGCAATAAAAATAACCATATATCTCCCCGGTTGCTGATTAAGTAATGTGCCTCTTTGCATGCATTCATTCATTCCATTCAAAGAATTTGAGtgatgaacttttctttaaggAATAAAAAACCAAAGCCTTTAAAAGTAAGACAGATCTTAGCTAATAAGTATTAACTAATACAAAATGGGGCTTGGCAACTTGGCAAGTGGTCCTCAGAAAACAAGAggagaagaaatgaaaaaggtgTGGAATTTGGATAATCAGGAAAAGTTGCTCCTGTATACATTAATATCAAATTGCATATGTAAATGATCtaaactaaaaagaataaaggtGCTTCGGGTTTCCTTCTGGTTTTTGCCTGCGAGGTTGCAGCTGCTTTGAAATGGTTGGAAAAAGACTCTGATGGTCATGGTGAATATATATCAAACAATTTATTGTTTTCTCCTGGCAATATGCAGGGAACCATGGACAAAAGCCTTGAATGATTCTGAAGGTTGTTTGTGACCTGCATCAAATGGTATTGAAAACAGGTGCACTACTGTTGTTGTTTCAAGATAAGCAATGGATCACACTCCTGATGAAATTTTTTCCTAAAATCTGTGAACAAAAAAGGAGACTATGGAGAACAAAGCTCCAACCAAGATGAGGAGGATGAGGAAAACTGCAATGACAACCACAATACGAGGCACAGGGTGTTGGAGATATCTACGCTCCGTTGGCTTCCAATTCCATCGTCGCTGCCAACTGCCTTTCTTATAGTCTTTCACTTGCTCACAGAGGCCGTCATAGTAGAAATCGTTCACATTCTCCATCACATACATCTCCTCCCCTAGCCTAAGAAACAACGTGCTGACCTGCTTTCTGTCAATGACATCGTAGTTGGCCAGGATTTGATTTCTTTTCAGTAGTTTCGCATCTTTTTCGTCCTGGAGCAGGCTTTTCATCAGAAGCACATACGATGAGATGTGCGGCGTGCTTTGATCAGAACGAGACTGCTCAAAAGCAATGAGATTCCTGAAGAGCCTTTCTGTGTACTGATGGACTTCTACAGGTGGAATTTCGAGGACACCTCTGACAAATTTTATGTCTAGTAAGTCCTCCGTTGTAACCTTCTTGAGCTTAATTCCAGCGGCTTTGAGCCCAGTTGCCTTATGAGGTAAACCTCTTTGTCCTCCTTGCTTTGCTTTGACCCGTGGAAATGTTGGGAGGAAACAGTACCGGATTAAGTCAAGCAAATGGTTTCCTTCTTGCCCGAATTTCGCCAGATGAAGTCTGTGATCCCCTGGAATCATGTTTCTAAAGAAACGGAAGGCAAGTTCGGTGAGGGACAGTTTGCACTGTTCAGGAATCGGTACGATTTCGAACAATCGTTGAAGAATGAAATAAGGAATCTGGTTTTCTAGCAATAACATCTCACACCTCAACTCGTACAGTAGTCCTGACGTGTTAAACACATAATCACCACGGCGTTTTAGACCCTTTATAGCATACTTAAGGAAGAGCTCGATGAGGAAACCGGCATCGACCAACATGAGCTCCACGAATTCATTGCTCGACAGTTTGATCTGTTCATGATCTTCATAGAACAGTCTTGCTTTGTGCTCTAGCTCCCTCAAAGTCTTCACACATTTGTCCAGGGTCGGTTCCAGATGAGGTTTTCGATTCAGGAGAGAGTATAGATAACGCCACTTATGCTCTTCCATGGTTTTCAAATTGTTCTTACCCTGATGGAAAGGACCGATGGAAATCGTCTGAGGGATGTAttggttttcatttttctccagGAGCTTCTTACTGACTCTGCAGATACAACTTGCAGTAGACATTGTCTCCATCTTTTCTTTCAGTGGAATCACAAGAGCATCATAAGACGCTGCCGGGATTTCGATTGCAACTTGGTTCCGGATATCTGTCTCTTCCGATGGCGTAGCCATCCAGTACTATGAGGAGATTCACCTGCCGGACTGTAACTACAAGCTGAAAACAAGCTCTTTGGTAACTGGTAAATCAGGGTTATTACAACCTGCAATGGCTTCAGAAAGTCACTAAAATGGTTGTCAACAATGCAATTTttacaaaaggaaatgaaaacaTAAACTAAAGATCCACTTTTACTGGATTGAACTGTTTAAAAGTCTGATCTCCATACTAAGATGTATGTAGATTTTTCTCATCCTTTCCTATTTGATTTTCATCGGCAGGAAATCTAAACTAACAACAACATCAATTGTTTTCAGCATTAACTTTTGATGCAAATAATCCTGAAGATATGGGTACAGCAGGTTACTTTACCTCATTGGGGACAGCCACTGAATTTACCATGAGAATTCTGAAAACCTGCAAAAACAGCTGGCTTGCCCATAGGAATTAGCTGAGCCATTGCCAAACACAAAGCATTTGATCCTAAGAGTTTTTCAACCTCATACTCATAAAGATAGGGGAACTAAAGAAGCTATA is drawn from Theobroma cacao cultivar B97-61/B2 chromosome 4, Criollo_cocoa_genome_V2, whole genome shotgun sequence and contains these coding sequences:
- the LOC18603639 gene encoding universal stress protein PHOS34, whose product is MEADRRVGVAVDFSASSKNALKWTVDNVIRKGDHLILVTVRPEGNYEEGEMQLWEVTGSPFIPLSEFSDPVVMKKYGMKPEPETLDIVNTAARQKEVEVLMKIFWGDPREKLCEAIDTIPLSCIIVGNRGLGKLKRAIMGSVSNYVVNNGSCPVTVVKHHD
- the LOC18603638 gene encoding pectinesterase inhibitor — translated: MEFRTNKILLVFLFLCIVLFTSAQAICVPRYQTVSEGGPGLSSSFSVSSKSHTQSSPASTPTSQPPPSAPPPSTAPEPVSVTSPSQPQPSPPSPSTASAPVPATPTIDSSPGLKLPEIQLPLSPLSLNLGVGAKTVIDPQILSLCGKTDHAALCLACVAPFYNGKSDLSSVVEMLIKAGTEQTKQAIAIAAKMANDPKSDPKTVAKLNDCKEIYDDALDNMQEAIDAIPLKDVGTIATMISATISDFGTCDDGFTGQPNPIPDGVSPMAKINENLMNIADIILILANMIH
- the LOC18603640 gene encoding UPF0481 protein At3g47200, with translation MATPSEETDIRNQVAIEIPAASYDALVIPLKEKMETMSTASCICRVSKKLLEKNENQYIPQTISIGPFHQGKNNLKTMEEHKWRYLYSLLNRKPHLEPTLDKCVKTLRELEHKARLFYEDHEQIKLSSNEFVELMLVDAGFLIELFLKYAIKGLKRRGDYVFNTSGLLYELRCEMLLLENQIPYFILQRLFEIVPIPEQCKLSLTELAFRFFRNMIPGDHRLHLAKFGQEGNHLLDLIRYCFLPTFPRVKAKQGGQRGLPHKATGLKAAGIKLKKVTTEDLLDIKFVRGVLEIPPVEVHQYTERLFRNLIAFEQSRSDQSTPHISSYVLLMKSLLQDEKDAKLLKRNQILANYDVIDRKQVSTLFLRLGEEMYVMENVNDFYYDGLCEQVKDYKKGSWQRRWNWKPTERRYLQHPVPRIVVVIAVFLILLILVGALFSIVSFFVHRF